DNA sequence from the Manduca sexta isolate Smith_Timp_Sample1 unplaced genomic scaffold, JHU_Msex_v1.0 HiC_scaffold_565, whole genome shotgun sequence genome:
ttatcCCTTTTTTACGCGGAGGAGTCACGAGCATAAGCTAGTAAGTTATAACTAAATGCGAGTTAATTATCATATAGAATGACTacttattttaatctatatttcaCTTCAATACATCTATGCTTGAAGATAGAATTAATGTTTCCGTTCAAAGGTTAGCACCTAAGACATAAAGAAAAGAAATCTAGTAATTGTAATAGCTCAATTAAAGACACCATGAAGTCAAATAATCCAATTGTCCAAAAAATTGTGCAGAGGTCGAAACTGGAGGTGTGGAAACGAGAGCTGCATGACGGATCGTTCGCAATGGCGTTCGTTAGCCAGAGGGAAGACGGCATCCCCTACGCGGCGAGCTTCACCAACGAAGAGATGCAGCTGCCGAAACAGACCTTCGAAGTTCATGTGAGTGTTtggttttcttaaatattattttacttaaaggtACTTGCATAATAAAAGTTTCTAGGTTTAAAGGAATacatttttgtgatatttattattcccgaaagggtaggcagaggtgctgTTAAGGCATTTACTTTTGGCCGCCATATCAGGTACGAATTCTAGACTTCGGTCTGATATTGTGATGCCCAATATTAGTTAGCCCGGGATACGAACTCGAAACCTCGGGGCGGAAGTCGTACGGAGCACGCgatacaattattgtaataaaaagtcgataaaataattgattgcTGTTGTGATTGCCTTTTCTTAGAAATCTTTACctgaagatatattataatatgcatgtTAGGCGTTCCTTATTTATTCAAACACTACACTACTTAGGAACTATAATAGTTATGTGGTGTTTGCCGACAACGTGGACGCGTTTATGCGTGTTGAGTAAACTTCGTTTAAGTTTCGttgattattgataaaaatactgGATATCATGATGGACTAACATTaattttacttgtttttttttaggacTTGTACAAGGAAGAACCAGTTAGATCGTGGAGCGGATCCGAAGGGTTCGAAGTTCGGATAAATCCGTCaggtattaacaaaaatactatttaaaattttgcagcaCTAGTAGATTATGTCCTAGATTAATACATAAGTAATTCAGTCccctaataaataatttaattataatcggatatcaaaaatgaataaatatagaatagatggcgctggcatcgtacAGATGGCGCCACGATTGCTAGCGATTTAATTTTGTAGTGGCTAAGGCACACGAagtcagtaaatattttttttcttccagGTGTGAAGTTCTACAAATTTATACCGAAGAAGACAGTCGAGATCGCAGATATCACAGTGAAACTATTAGTAAATAACCAAGTGAATAACTAGTcagtcattaaataaaaaaaataagtgcaaatatataataagataaGCTAACAGAGTATTTATTTCTCCTTATCCTTTGAAAAGATAAAATCGCacgcttaataaaataatgaccttttCAAAATCGTTggtttgtggcagtcgtcggaaacctatagcatgaaaaaaaatggaaaatactaaaaggtggcaaacagaaattggttgtttgacgattcccacaaattggtaattttggtatgggtcattattttactaGGAGTGCGAAATGTACATAGGTTTGTTCTTACCTATCTGTTGGTTTAGAGACAAGAAGACTACTTATGTATACCTTTTGTATGTTTATGACATGAAAATTGAGGGAAATCAAAAGGACAACCGAACGTAAAATGCTGTAGGATGTGTACATCCGTACTTCCTTTAACCATAGACGCACTCACGATTATTATTTTCGAAGGGGCAGGCACAGGCATAATTAGTGCATCCACGTATCGCcgcgtgtattccgtctcatgatgtcaTAGGGAATGTGTCTATCGTCACATTCAAATTCCAATAACAGGCAACTTAAATCTGTTTTTCATATCAATTCCAAAAATAATAGTgtacgtaaacataaaaatatatatataatactagcttttgcccgcggctccgcccgcgttataaagtttttcaggctaaagttttccgttataaaagtagtagtttcccgggagcctttgttcttcccagggtctcaaactgtttccataccaaatttcatcttaatacgttgggtagtttttgagtttaacacgttcaggcagacggatgcagcgggggactttattttataatatatatatttagaactttttaagaggaacaatcccgtcatacatcatcgttgcataactttaaccgtttacgcagcgcacgcaacggaagctctcaaaactaataatttttccccgtttttgcaacatgtttcattactgctccgctcctattgggtttagcgtgatgatatatagcctatagcaatccacgaataaagggctatccaacgcaaaaagaatttttcagtttggaccggtagttcctgagattagccattactgctccgctcctattgggtatagcgtgatgatatatagcctatagcactccacgaacaaaagggctatccaacgcaagaagaatttttcagtttggactgataattcctgagattagcgcgttcaaacaaacaaacaaacaaacaaactcttcagctttatataatagtatagatatagatagtaTAGATAACTCAAAGGTTACTGACTGACGTattgatctatcaacgcacagcccaaataACTGGACGGagcgggctgaaatttggcatgcagttagatgttatgacgtaagCATctgctaagaaaggattttgattaattctacccccaaggggataaaataggggaaaaaagtttgtatgaaactttgtaaattttaaaccgatcgggctgagactttgcatgcataaagctactatgacgtaggcatcccctaagaaaggatttagataaattcaatgaaagtttgtataaatcttcttagattttcgactgattgaactgaaattaaagattagtagagctactatgatgaagacgttcgcttaaataggattttgccAAATTCAACCACCATgaggataaaattagtttgaatctATCAATACCGGgtaaaatatgtagcaagacttttatcatacagtagacttttatcctggaaaactccatcacgctggcgaagccgcgagcaaaagctagtttattaataCTAGTGATCAAGTAGTCAAAATTCGACAGTCCaatttaatataggtatttgTAACCCATAtgtaaattcattaattttatttttctgcactccgTCGTGCTAGGGTTAAATTCTTTTTCTTCATTTAAGA
Encoded proteins:
- the LOC119193467 gene encoding alpha-N-acetylgalactosaminidase-like — translated: MKSNNPIVQKIVQRSKLEVWKRELHDGSFAMAFVSQREDGIPYAASFTNEEMQLPKQTFEVHDLYKEEPVRSWSGSEGFEVRINPSGVKFYKFIPKKTVEIADITVKLLVNNQVNN